A window of Mucilaginibacter paludis DSM 18603 contains these coding sequences:
- a CDS encoding NAD(P)/FAD-dependent oxidoreductase, giving the protein MAPNTFSYWEQISFLNNADVIIVGSGIVGLNAALQLKTRQPQLKVMVLERGFLPSGASTKNAGFACFGAVSEQLSYLETTSEDEVVKLADYKWRGLKLLRANLGDSQIDYQQHGGYELFFKDEIEQAEACTDKLPYLNKLLQKIIGVADIYAVANAKIAGFGFNSVSRMIYNSCEGQIDTGKMMRALLNKVQRMGVLVLNSCQVERIDTNAGSITINTAQGNFKCDKAIIATNAFAQQLFPQLDVVPGRGQVLVTKTIKGLKLQGTYHFKEGYYYFRNINGRVLFGGGRNLDFNAEQTWDFGHTEKVKQQLTQYLQEVILPGQPVEIDYWWSGIMGFGEDIKPITRQVEPNIFCAVRCNGMGVAMGSLVGEEVAELALRS; this is encoded by the coding sequence TTGGCACCAAATACTTTTTCGTACTGGGAACAAATCTCATTTTTAAACAATGCCGATGTAATTATTGTTGGCAGCGGCATTGTTGGTTTAAATGCCGCCCTGCAATTAAAAACACGGCAACCGCAACTTAAAGTGATGGTATTGGAGCGCGGTTTTTTACCGAGTGGTGCCAGCACAAAAAATGCGGGTTTTGCCTGCTTTGGGGCGGTTTCTGAGCAGTTGAGCTACCTGGAAACCACATCTGAAGACGAGGTTGTAAAACTGGCAGACTATAAATGGCGAGGTTTGAAACTTTTACGTGCCAACCTTGGTGATAGCCAAATCGATTATCAGCAGCATGGAGGTTACGAGTTGTTTTTTAAGGACGAGATTGAACAAGCTGAAGCGTGTACCGACAAGCTACCATATCTTAATAAATTGTTACAGAAAATAATTGGTGTAGCTGACATTTATGCAGTGGCTAATGCTAAAATAGCAGGTTTTGGTTTCAACAGCGTAAGCCGGATGATCTACAATAGCTGTGAAGGGCAGATAGATACCGGCAAAATGATGCGGGCTTTGCTCAACAAAGTTCAGCGTATGGGTGTTCTGGTTTTAAACAGTTGCCAGGTTGAACGAATTGACACCAACGCCGGCTCAATTACCATTAATACTGCTCAGGGTAATTTTAAATGCGATAAAGCCATTATTGCAACCAATGCATTTGCCCAGCAGCTTTTTCCGCAATTGGATGTAGTGCCGGGCCGTGGGCAGGTATTGGTTACCAAGACAATAAAGGGCTTAAAGCTACAGGGCACCTATCATTTTAAAGAAGGCTATTATTATTTCAGAAATATTAATGGGCGCGTGCTTTTTGGTGGAGGCCGCAATCTGGATTTTAACGCGGAGCAAACCTGGGATTTTGGCCATACCGAAAAAGTAAAGCAGCAATTAACCCAATACCTGCAAGAGGTAATTTTACCCGGCCAGCCTGTTGAGATCGACTATTGGTGGAGCGGTATCATGGGTTTTGGCGAGGATATTAAACCGATCACCAGGCAAGTAGAACCCAATATATTTTGCGCCGTGCGTTGTAATGGCATGGGCGTGGCCATGGGCAGTTTGGTTGGCGAGGAAGTGGCCGAACTGGCTTTAAGAAGCTAA
- the apaG gene encoding Co2+/Mg2+ efflux protein ApaG, producing MINTITDGVKVSVETIYQPEYSNPANDHFMFAYKINIENVGNHAVQLMRRHWSIFDSNGTQREVEGEGVVGLQPIIEPGQSHEYVSGCNLKTDMGSMKGEYQMLRLMDHVLFDVKIPEFYLIAPYKLN from the coding sequence ATGATTAATACAATTACAGATGGAGTTAAGGTTTCGGTAGAAACCATATACCAGCCGGAGTATTCAAACCCAGCTAATGATCATTTTATGTTTGCCTATAAAATCAATATTGAAAATGTAGGTAACCATGCGGTGCAGTTGATGCGCAGGCATTGGTCTATTTTTGATTCCAACGGTACTCAGCGCGAAGTAGAGGGCGAAGGTGTGGTTGGCCTACAACCCATTATTGAGCCGGGCCAATCGCACGAATATGTTTCAGGTTGTAATCTGAAAACAGATATGGGCAGCATGAAAGGCGAATATCAAATGCTGCGTTTGATGGACCATGTGCTGTTTGATGTAAAGATACCGGAGTTTTATTTGATTGCGCCTTATAAGCTGAATTGA
- a CDS encoding phosphatidate cytidylyltransferase: MKTRAITGFFFVAIMLASLVNGPYIFTAFLGLLSFLCLNEFYTLVKSPDISPNRVAGLIGGLCIFAGNNLHYILNIDPKFLLISIPVLLSIFIAELYKKSEHPFNNIAYTCLGFIFSVSPFCFLFALAFITGKFAYHFPLGFLLLLWANDTGAYVVGLKFGKTKLFERHSPKKTWEGFFGGMLFTMAISLLVCHYFPDINWRQWMTIAVLISSFGTMGDLIESMLKRSFNAKDSGTLLPGHGGLLDRFDGLLLAAPAVFVYLYLISN, encoded by the coding sequence ATGAAAACCCGTGCTATAACAGGCTTCTTTTTTGTTGCCATCATGCTGGCCTCGTTAGTGAACGGCCCTTATATTTTTACCGCTTTTTTAGGCTTACTGAGTTTTTTATGCCTCAACGAGTTTTATACCCTGGTAAAATCGCCCGATATTTCGCCCAACCGCGTGGCAGGGCTGATAGGTGGCCTGTGCATATTTGCAGGCAATAATTTACACTATATCCTCAACATCGATCCTAAGTTTTTATTGATCAGTATACCGGTATTATTAAGCATTTTTATCGCAGAACTTTATAAAAAATCAGAACATCCGTTCAACAACATCGCTTATACTTGCCTGGGTTTTATTTTTTCAGTCTCTCCATTTTGCTTTTTGTTTGCGCTGGCCTTTATTACCGGTAAGTTTGCTTACCATTTCCCATTAGGCTTTTTATTGCTGCTTTGGGCAAATGATACCGGTGCCTACGTGGTAGGCCTCAAGTTTGGCAAAACAAAGTTGTTTGAAAGGCATTCTCCTAAAAAAACATGGGAAGGCTTCTTTGGAGGGATGTTGTTCACCATGGCCATATCGCTTTTAGTTTGCCATTATTTTCCGGATATCAACTGGAGGCAGTGGATGACGATAGCCGTACTGATATCCAGCTTCGGCACCATGGGCGATTTAATAGAATCCATGCTTAAGCGCAGCTTTAACGCCAAAGACTCGGGCACCCTGCTACCCGGACATGGCGGCTTACTTGATAGGTTTGATGGTTTATTGCTGGCCGCCCCTGCCGTTTTTGTTTACCTGTACTTAATTTCAAATTAG
- a CDS encoding phosphatidylserine decarboxylase family protein: MTIHKEGYTSIALCILFIFVLNALIQFYFPQAHAFKWFIYILSFLLFVIILQFFRSPNFDIATDEKMVLCPADGKVVVIEEVEETEFLKDKRIQVSVFMSPINVHVNRNPIRGVVKYFKYHPGKYLVAWHPKSSTENERTTIAIENSAGITVLFRQIAGALARRIVWYVKEGDVVEQGAQFGFIKFGSRVDIFLPLGTKINVELGEVVKGGRTILAELQA, from the coding sequence ATGACCATCCATAAAGAAGGATATACATCAATTGCGCTGTGCATACTTTTCATTTTTGTGTTAAATGCACTGATCCAGTTTTATTTCCCGCAGGCTCACGCCTTCAAATGGTTTATTTACATCCTTTCGTTTTTACTGTTCGTTATTATCCTGCAGTTTTTCCGTAGCCCTAATTTTGATATCGCTACCGATGAAAAAATGGTGCTTTGCCCTGCCGATGGCAAAGTTGTAGTAATTGAGGAAGTTGAAGAAACCGAATTTTTAAAAGATAAACGCATCCAGGTATCGGTTTTTATGTCGCCTATCAACGTGCATGTTAACCGCAACCCAATCAGGGGTGTTGTTAAATACTTTAAATACCACCCGGGTAAATACCTGGTAGCATGGCACCCAAAATCGTCAACAGAAAACGAGCGCACCACTATAGCTATCGAAAACAGTGCCGGTATAACCGTATTGTTCCGCCAGATTGCCGGAGCATTGGCGCGCCGCATTGTATGGTACGTAAAAGAAGGTGATGTGGTAGAGCAAGGGGCGCAGTTCGGCTTTATTAAATTCGGCTCGCGGGTAGATATTTTTTTACCACTCGGCACCAAAATTAACGTTGAGCTGGGCGAAGTTGTTAAAGGCGGGCGTACCATCCTGGCCGAATTACAAGCTTAA
- a CDS encoding CPBP family intramembrane glutamic endopeptidase, producing the protein MTEEAQSSMHPSLQFLLLIVTLIVLIFMGVAIGGGVVTVLYGFDTITQVMAFNTSAPNVITSIWILQILSTTIPLFLTAVVFARFMVKQPQTYLKPRINVPVALFLLVLVIMFFSSPAMDYLININQKMTFPGFLKSVEQWMRQKEDAALKETQVLLQMKTVGSMLFDLLVIGLLTAIAEEFLFRGCVQAIFTRWTNNPHGGIWIAAILFSAFHMQFFGFLPRMFLGVFFGYFVLYSNSIWTSVWAHFINNGTAVVVTYLYQQKKIAINPDDQHVFNYSAYAFSLIITVLLFLVYKNTALSKKQLPEL; encoded by the coding sequence ATGACAGAAGAAGCTCAGAGCTCAATGCACCCCAGCCTGCAATTTTTACTTTTAATTGTCACTTTGATCGTCCTGATTTTCATGGGCGTGGCAATTGGTGGCGGTGTAGTAACCGTGCTTTATGGGTTTGATACTATAACGCAGGTGATGGCTTTCAACACCTCGGCACCAAATGTAATTACATCCATCTGGATTTTACAGATCCTCAGCACCACTATACCGCTGTTTTTAACTGCGGTTGTTTTTGCACGCTTTATGGTAAAACAACCCCAAACTTATTTAAAACCACGCATCAACGTTCCGGTTGCATTATTTCTATTGGTGTTGGTAATTATGTTTTTTTCGTCGCCGGCGATGGACTACCTGATCAATATCAATCAAAAAATGACGTTTCCGGGCTTTCTCAAATCGGTAGAGCAATGGATGCGACAAAAAGAAGACGCGGCATTAAAGGAAACGCAAGTGCTGCTGCAGATGAAAACCGTGGGAAGCATGTTGTTTGATTTGCTGGTAATTGGCTTGTTAACAGCCATAGCCGAGGAGTTTTTATTCCGCGGCTGCGTGCAGGCTATCTTCACCCGTTGGACCAACAACCCGCATGGCGGCATCTGGATAGCGGCCATCCTGTTCAGCGCGTTTCATATGCAGTTTTTTGGCTTTTTACCCCGCATGTTTCTCGGAGTTTTCTTCGGCTACTTTGTGCTTTATAGCAACAGCATCTGGACATCAGTTTGGGCACATTTTATTAACAACGGAACAGCGGTAGTGGTTACTTACCTTTATCAGCAAAAAAAAATAGCGATTAATCCCGACGATCAGCATGTTTTTAATTATAGTGCGTATGCGTTCAGTTTGATAATTACCGTACTTTTGTTCCTTGTTTATAAAAACACAGCGTTATCTAAAAAACAGTTGCCCGAATTATAA
- a CDS encoding M1 family metallopeptidase: MIRYGTLLAFFSLCGFYGFAQIILHPPSNLEATYLKGTRTLNGKPGNAYWQNTAKYAIRVKFDPKTRNLAGTVDIDYTNNSPDTLKEIDFKLYPNFYKEGAMRNYRLDPVDMNEGVRIQKLSINQTDLDVSKLDIEYTNMAVGINPLLPKGKVHVAVTYSYELNKTSHVRTGQIDSGSYFIAYFFPRIAVYDDIDGWNKYPYLGSEEFYNDFCHFNAEITVPSNYTVWATGDLKNTGEVYTDEIAKRIETAGKADSVTTIIGEADLQAGNVTRKNGENNTWKFEADNVTDLAFATSNHYMWQATSLVVDSLTARRTRVDAVFNPIHKDYFNVVNYARKTVEAMSFKFPKWPFPYPHETVVDGLDQMEYPMMANDNPLEKFEDEIELTDHEIFHTMFPFYMGINETKYGWMDEGWATIGEWMLSPLIDSRVIDKDGLATYENNAGKEDDVPVTTLTTQLSGVSFVNNSYYKPGLGYLYVKDMLGDALFIKALHYYIEQWHGKHPMPYDFFNCINTASGKNLNWFWKNWFLDRGFPDQAISKVSHHSADYQVIVTNKGTKMVPVDLTVYYTDGQTKLIHKDISCWENGNHAIAVNFTAAKKIDRIVLGTLYDVDINKKDNVYSAK; the protein is encoded by the coding sequence ATGATCAGATACGGCACTCTATTAGCATTTTTTTCACTTTGCGGCTTTTATGGCTTTGCTCAAATTATTTTACATCCCCCGTCAAATTTAGAGGCAACTTACCTTAAAGGTACGCGTACGTTAAACGGCAAACCCGGAAACGCTTACTGGCAAAATACAGCCAAATATGCCATCAGGGTTAAGTTTGATCCCAAAACCAGGAACCTGGCGGGTACGGTTGATATCGATTATACCAATAATAGCCCAGATACACTTAAAGAGATAGACTTTAAGCTTTATCCCAATTTTTACAAGGAAGGAGCTATGCGTAATTACCGGCTTGATCCGGTGGATATGAACGAAGGTGTGCGCATCCAAAAATTAAGTATTAATCAAACCGATCTGGATGTATCAAAGCTTGATATAGAGTATACCAATATGGCTGTCGGCATCAACCCACTGTTACCTAAAGGCAAAGTGCATGTTGCTGTTACTTATTCGTACGAGCTCAATAAAACATCCCATGTGCGCACCGGCCAAATCGATTCGGGCTCTTATTTTATTGCCTATTTCTTTCCCCGGATTGCCGTTTACGACGATATTGACGGCTGGAACAAGTACCCTTATTTAGGCAGCGAAGAGTTTTATAACGATTTTTGCCATTTTAATGCCGAAATAACTGTGCCGTCCAACTACACAGTTTGGGCTACAGGCGATTTAAAGAACACAGGCGAAGTATATACCGACGAGATTGCAAAAAGGATAGAAACTGCCGGGAAAGCCGACAGTGTAACAACCATTATTGGCGAGGCCGATTTACAAGCGGGCAATGTAACCCGAAAAAACGGCGAAAATAATACCTGGAAGTTTGAAGCAGATAACGTAACCGATTTAGCCTTTGCTACCAGTAACCACTATATGTGGCAGGCTACCAGCCTGGTGGTCGACTCGCTTACCGCAAGGCGTACCCGTGTTGACGCGGTTTTTAACCCTATCCATAAGGATTATTTTAACGTGGTTAACTATGCCCGTAAAACTGTAGAAGCGATGAGCTTTAAGTTCCCTAAATGGCCGTTCCCTTATCCGCACGAAACGGTGGTTGATGGCTTAGATCAGATGGAATATCCTATGATGGCCAACGATAATCCGCTGGAAAAATTTGAAGATGAAATTGAATTAACCGATCACGAGATATTTCATACCATGTTCCCCTTTTATATGGGCATTAACGAAACCAAATACGGTTGGATGGATGAGGGCTGGGCAACCATCGGGGAGTGGATGCTGAGCCCTCTGATCGATTCGAGAGTGATTGACAAGGATGGTTTAGCCACTTATGAAAACAATGCCGGCAAGGAGGATGATGTACCGGTTACTACTTTAACCACACAGCTATCAGGCGTGAGCTTTGTAAACAATTCTTATTACAAACCCGGCCTGGGCTATTTGTATGTTAAAGATATGCTTGGGGATGCATTGTTTATCAAAGCGCTGCATTATTACATCGAACAATGGCACGGAAAGCATCCTATGCCATACGACTTTTTCAATTGCATCAATACCGCTTCGGGAAAAAATTTGAATTGGTTTTGGAAGAATTGGTTTCTCGACAGGGGCTTCCCCGATCAAGCCATTAGCAAGGTTAGCCACCATAGCGCTGATTACCAGGTTATAGTTACCAACAAGGGGACAAAAATGGTTCCGGTTGATTTGACGGTTTATTATACCGATGGGCAAACCAAACTAATCCACAAAGATATTTCGTGCTGGGAGAATGGCAACCACGCCATTGCAGTCAACTTTACGGCAGCAAAAAAAATAGACAGGATAGTTTTAGGAACTCTTTATGATGTGGATATCAATAAAAAGGATAATGTTTACAGCGCGAAATAA
- the dusB gene encoding tRNA dihydrouridine synthase DusB, whose translation MSVQIGNIDLGKFPLLLAPMEDVSDPPFRYVCKQNGADMMYTEFISSEGLIRDAAKSRKKLDIFGYERPIGIQIFGSDIESMREATRIATKAEPDLMDINYGCPVKQVACRGAGASLLQDIDKMVAMTRAVVESTHLPVTVKTRLGWDDNTKNVYEVAERLQEVGIKALTIHGRTRAQMYKGEADWRLIAEIKKNPNIEIPIFGNGDIDSPEKAANWRLEYGVDGMMIGRAAIGYPWIFREIKHFFETGEHRDKPTIAERVDVCKTHLEKSIEWKGRRTGIFEMRRHYSNYFKGLDHFKEYRMQLVGTEDVEEIYDLLQTINDKYTTELA comes from the coding sequence ATGTCTGTTCAAATTGGAAATATTGATTTAGGTAAATTCCCACTGTTGCTTGCGCCGATGGAGGATGTGAGCGATCCGCCCTTCCGTTATGTGTGTAAACAAAACGGTGCGGATATGATGTATACCGAATTTATTTCGTCGGAAGGCTTGATTCGTGATGCCGCCAAGAGCCGTAAAAAACTGGATATTTTTGGTTATGAGCGCCCTATCGGCATCCAGATCTTCGGTAGCGATATTGAAAGTATGCGCGAAGCTACCCGGATAGCTACCAAGGCCGAACCCGATTTGATGGACATTAACTATGGCTGTCCTGTAAAACAAGTGGCTTGCCGTGGTGCAGGCGCCAGTTTATTGCAGGATATTGATAAAATGGTGGCCATGACGAGGGCTGTTGTTGAATCGACACACCTACCGGTGACCGTTAAAACACGTTTGGGCTGGGATGATAATACCAAAAATGTGTACGAAGTGGCCGAACGCCTACAGGAAGTAGGAATTAAAGCTTTAACCATACACGGCCGCACGCGTGCGCAGATGTATAAGGGCGAAGCCGATTGGAGATTGATAGCCGAGATCAAGAAAAATCCTAATATTGAAATTCCGATTTTTGGAAATGGTGATATCGACTCGCCCGAAAAAGCAGCCAACTGGCGTTTGGAATACGGTGTTGACGGTATGATGATTGGCCGTGCAGCGATAGGTTATCCCTGGATATTCCGGGAGATCAAGCATTTTTTTGAAACAGGCGAGCACCGCGATAAACCCACTATTGCCGAGCGGGTAGATGTTTGTAAAACGCACCTGGAAAAATCTATCGAATGGAAAGGCCGCAGAACCGGCATTTTTGAAATGCGAAGGCACTATTCTAACTATTTTAAAGGGCTTGATCATTTTAAAGAATACCGCATGCAACTGGTGGGAACGGAGGATGTAGAAGAAATATACGACCTGCTGCAAACAATTAACGACAAATACACTACAGAACTGGCTTAA
- a CDS encoding zinc metallopeptidase, producing the protein MNHLLLITGYIPYNSGWLLMIAVAVVSFFVQMRFRSKFKQYSEIGLLSGLSGKEVAEKMLLDNQIYDVQVISVEGQLTDHYNPENKTVNLSPDVYHSRSVASAAIAAHECGHAVQHAKAYSWLSFRSAMVPIVNTASTLTTWTLMIGMLLLFFSGSPYVLAIGVVALGVVTTFSFITLPVEFDASNRALLWLSNNYSVMRTDAEQEQAKDALWWAAMTYVVAALGSLATLLYYASFLFNRRN; encoded by the coding sequence ATGAACCACTTACTTTTAATTACAGGATATATTCCCTACAACTCCGGTTGGCTATTGATGATAGCGGTTGCCGTTGTAAGCTTTTTTGTGCAGATGCGGTTCAGGAGTAAATTTAAGCAATACTCTGAGATCGGTTTATTATCTGGCCTTTCCGGCAAAGAGGTAGCAGAAAAAATGCTGCTGGATAACCAGATTTACGATGTGCAGGTAATTTCGGTTGAGGGCCAGTTGACAGATCATTACAACCCCGAAAATAAAACGGTAAATCTTAGCCCGGATGTTTACCACAGCCGTAGTGTTGCCTCTGCTGCTATAGCTGCCCACGAATGCGGCCATGCCGTACAGCATGCCAAAGCCTATAGCTGGCTAAGCTTCCGCTCGGCTATGGTGCCTATTGTAAATACCGCATCAACATTAACCACCTGGACGCTGATGATTGGCATGCTACTGCTTTTCTTTTCGGGCAGCCCGTATGTGCTTGCCATAGGTGTTGTTGCATTGGGCGTAGTAACTACTTTTAGCTTTATTACCTTACCAGTGGAATTTGATGCCAGCAATCGGGCCCTGCTTTGGCTCAGCAACAACTATAGCGTGATGCGCACAGATGCAGAACAAGAACAAGCCAAGGACGCCCTTTGGTGGGCCGCTATGACTTACGTGGTTGCTGCCCTCGGTTCGCTGGCTACGCTGTTATATTACGCCTCGTTCTTGTTTAACAGGCGAAACTAA
- a CDS encoding DUF4272 domain-containing protein, protein MDQNTLKRKKAIELRLQSCGIKDYKISHLPYLDFDPETFATPYEVGCRIMILQSLTYAVHHDEHRKAIIGWLKKENIWDYVSPKERTFLENGSFDQRVLSDVSWKIEAAYVLAWALGLITDLSESCQPMSDDQYDQFETKVPRVGDELAVFLASLQYISKSNIIDENLFNELATTYFRDIYYSQMKSTSNIDKKVSFERHVALNWVRRFMDIADWDDTDTST, encoded by the coding sequence ATGGACCAAAATACCCTTAAAAGAAAAAAGGCAATTGAGCTAAGATTACAGAGTTGTGGAATTAAAGACTACAAGATAAGCCATCTGCCATATCTGGATTTCGATCCTGAAACATTTGCTACCCCATATGAAGTTGGATGCAGAATAATGATTTTGCAATCGCTTACTTATGCTGTACATCATGATGAACATCGTAAAGCAATAATTGGATGGTTAAAAAAAGAAAATATATGGGACTATGTAAGCCCGAAAGAGCGGACATTTCTCGAAAATGGATCTTTTGACCAAAGGGTTCTTAGCGACGTCTCTTGGAAAATTGAAGCTGCCTATGTTTTAGCTTGGGCGCTCGGTCTGATAACCGACCTTTCCGAATCCTGCCAGCCCATGTCAGATGATCAATATGATCAATTCGAAACCAAAGTCCCACGGGTAGGCGATGAGCTTGCAGTATTTTTAGCAAGCTTGCAATATATAAGCAAAAGCAATATCATTGACGAAAATCTTTTCAATGAATTGGCCACTACCTATTTTAGAGACATTTATTATAGTCAAATGAAGAGTACTTCAAACATTGATAAAAAAGTATCTTTTGAGCGCCATGTAGCCTTAAATTGGGTTCGTCGATTTATGGATATTGCAGATTGGGATGATACAGATACGTCCACATAG
- a CDS encoding glutathione peroxidase, protein MKTLSILIIALLFAGPASVYDFKLKTIEGKDFNLAKYKGKKLLIVNTASKCGYTPQYAELQKLADQYKDKLVVIGFPANNFGGQEPGANSLIKEFCSKNYGVTFPLSEKVSVKGDDISPLFKFLTSAPNPDFTGDIKWNFEKFLIDENGKLIHRYRSGTTPLSPEITKEL, encoded by the coding sequence ATGAAAACGCTATCCATTTTAATAATTGCCCTGCTGTTTGCAGGTCCGGCTTCGGTTTACGACTTTAAATTGAAAACAATTGAAGGCAAGGATTTTAACCTGGCAAAGTATAAAGGGAAAAAATTACTAATTGTTAACACCGCTTCAAAATGTGGTTATACTCCCCAGTATGCCGAACTTCAAAAACTGGCTGATCAATATAAAGACAAGCTCGTGGTAATTGGCTTTCCGGCAAATAACTTTGGAGGGCAGGAGCCTGGTGCAAATTCACTGATTAAGGAGTTTTGTTCGAAAAATTATGGAGTTACTTTCCCCTTAAGCGAAAAAGTAAGTGTGAAGGGTGACGATATATCTCCTTTGTTTAAATTTTTAACATCGGCACCCAATCCTGACTTTACAGGTGATATCAAATGGAATTTTGAGAAATTCCTGATCGACGAAAACGGTAAATTAATTCACCGCTACCGCTCGGGTACTACACCATTATCGCCCGAAATTACAAAGGAATTGTAA
- a CDS encoding putative signal transducing protein — protein MEKNWVKIFTSTNYYQSEIVKQMLTEHQITSVLINKQDSAHRTFGNIEVYIHQEDFSKAIEVIILNQAPNL, from the coding sequence ATGGAAAAGAACTGGGTTAAGATTTTCACGTCTACCAATTATTACCAATCGGAAATTGTGAAACAGATGCTCACCGAACATCAGATAACCAGCGTGTTGATTAACAAACAAGACTCGGCCCACCGTACGTTCGGCAATATTGAGGTGTATATTCATCAGGAAGATTTCAGCAAAGCCATTGAAGTGATCATCCTGAATCAAGCTCCCAATTTGTAA
- a CDS encoding DUF6252 family protein: MKKAKTLAFILFIITLGSCRKQDGYFVTPTSSNIFSLKVDGVTKTATTNFATIYQTNNGLQIIAQLPGTEMLNIMVNNVAVGTFDVVNSGTVLSYSTDSTYANSYLGGTGTVTITSITNDTIAGTFQFVATNPNGLNKIISEGVFKCKYGKI, from the coding sequence ATGAAAAAAGCCAAAACCCTCGCGTTTATCCTGTTTATAATAACACTTGGCTCGTGCCGAAAACAGGACGGGTACTTCGTTACCCCCACCAGCAGCAATATTTTCTCTCTCAAGGTTGATGGGGTAACAAAAACAGCAACCACAAACTTTGCCACCATCTACCAAACGAACAATGGATTGCAAATTATAGCGCAATTACCCGGAACAGAAATGCTTAACATAATGGTAAACAATGTTGCCGTTGGTACCTTTGATGTGGTTAACAGTGGCACAGTATTAAGCTATAGTACCGACTCTACATACGCCAATTCATACCTGGGCGGAACGGGAACGGTAACTATTACCTCAATAACCAATGATACTATAGCAGGCACCTTTCAGTTTGTGGCTACCAACCCAAACGGCTTAAACAAAATAATTAGTGAGGGTGTTTTTAAATGTAAGTATGGAAAGATTTAG
- the ybeY gene encoding rRNA maturation RNase YbeY encodes MPVPVFFFEEDIQFKPKNKTRLRDWIKAAVIAEGYKLKELNYIFCSDRYLIELNQQYLNHDTYTDIITFDNSESEGIVIGDIFISVERIKENASLFSVSEAEELHRVIIHGVLHLLGYKDKTKSDKALMTSKENLYLSQLSV; translated from the coding sequence ATGCCTGTACCTGTTTTTTTTTTCGAAGAGGATATTCAATTCAAGCCTAAAAATAAAACCCGTTTAAGGGATTGGATTAAGGCGGCCGTTATTGCGGAAGGCTACAAGCTTAAAGAGTTGAATTACATTTTTTGTTCTGACCGATATCTGATTGAGTTGAACCAACAGTACCTTAATCACGATACTTATACCGATATTATTACGTTTGATAATTCCGAGTCAGAAGGTATCGTTATAGGCGATATTTTTATTTCTGTGGAACGGATAAAGGAAAATGCCTCACTGTTTTCGGTAAGCGAAGCAGAGGAGTTGCACCGGGTAATTATTCATGGTGTTTTGCATTTGCTGGGTTATAAGGATAAAACTAAAAGTGATAAAGCCTTGATGACCAGTAAAGAAAACCTATATCTTTCTCAGCTTTCTGTGTAA
- a CDS encoding ATP-binding protein — MEQANIRTGELFTLQLPSEMESLTSLENLIEELADKYQIGEDTFANMMTCLNEAFVNAIVHGNKLDANKKVIINADVDKRRIVWTITDEGTGFDFNNLPDPTAPENLENLTGRGVYIVKQLADQCVFNKAGNEIELHFKI; from the coding sequence ATGGAACAGGCCAACATAAGAACCGGCGAATTATTTACGTTGCAATTGCCGTCGGAAATGGAGAGCCTTACTTCGCTCGAAAATTTAATTGAGGAACTGGCAGATAAGTATCAGATAGGTGAGGATACCTTTGCAAATATGATGACTTGTTTAAATGAGGCATTTGTTAACGCTATTGTACATGGCAATAAACTGGATGCTAATAAAAAAGTGATTATTAACGCCGACGTAGATAAGCGACGCATTGTATGGACCATTACCGATGAAGGTACCGGGTTTGATTTTAATAATCTGCCCGATCCTACCGCACCCGAAAACCTGGAAAACCTAACCGGACGGGGGGTATATATTGTTAAACAACTTGCCGACCAATGTGTATTTAATAAAGCCGGGAACGAAATTGAATTGCATTTTAAAATTTAA